aaaacttttaatttagtgtcaattcagttattttggctaattttgatcgaaTATTTCTGGCATGGACGTTGGCTAGCTTATATGGTACCCAAAGACTAAATGgataattttcaatattattttaataattttttgattttcttttcttttttcctttttctctcgtttcttttttcttttgttggtgacCAGTCACCAATCACCGCCCATGGGGAGGCCAAGCCCTAGCGAAGGTCAACCTCACTAGATATGGCTTAGGCAAGGACAGCTCGAGCAAAAGCTCCCCACTAAATCTAGTAAGGCCACCCTAGCATAGGCGAGGGATGGCCTCGCTTGGCAATGTTGACCCTCACCTGGTTGAGGGCACGAGAGGGCTTCCCTCGCcaagccaaatttggcaaggtcaATCATTGGCCACGGTCGGTGGCTGGTCATTAACAAAAGGAACTAGAAATGagtgaaaaaaaatgggaaaaagggaaaaaaaaaacaaaaaaaaaaataaaaaattattgaaaatagtcCACTTCGGTGCTATTGATGCTACGTAAGCCAGCCAGTATCCATGTCAATGAGGCCAAAATTGATCGGGAGAAATGAATTGACgtcaaatcaaaaggtttatgagtAAATTGACATTAagtcaaaatatataaaattaaattgacactattAAAATGTGTATGACTAAATTGATGCAAATTCAATAAATGGAGGAGTTTTTTTACACTTGTCCCTTGAGTAATCAACCGTTATTTCTAAATTCCCTCTTTGAAGTCAACATAATCATCAGGCATCGTGTAAGTCACTCATTTTCCCAGTCGCATGGTAATTCATGTTTATATTCTCTAAAAGAtcatatgtttaaatattttatttttaaccgTGTCGTAGGTTTGTCCACCAAACCAAggactataaattaaataaagacAACTAATGACGTAAAGTTAATGTACGGATCTTTGATATTTATAGGCCGCAAATTAATTACTGCCACCTATAAGATGACAACaaatcacctctctctctctctctctctctctctctctcgttttgtGGGTTATGGTTTGTCTTTAACCATTTTTCTCGTGGACAACTTTTGAACATGTCTTCCCTCTGATCATGAACTCGTGCATGACAGATCTCATGCAACGATAGAAGCTAGAACAACCCTTGTCGAGATCAACCTTGTCCGATCCATCTGATCACATCACGTCGAGAGACTTGCGGATTGGAGTCACGATCGAGTACATGGATGGTAATAACAACGAAGAgaaaatctctctttcttctccatcGAAATCTTGATTTCGGGTCCGCGATCGAGAAGACAGATAAATGCCAATAGGAGACCCGAGGGCGGGGAGGGCGTTCATATGGCTCGTAGCTTCCTTCATATTGCTATGCTTAGCCATTGGCGGCGGCTTCCTCGTACGGTACATGAGCCTCCCTGAATCCACATCTTCGAGTTGGCTTCTCTATGCCGGGATGATTTTGGTGTGCTTTCCATGGTTCTTTTGGCTTCTCACGTGTAGTTATCGATGTATTTCTCGAACATGCGGCTTTCGATTTGTTTGTGGAGGTGGCGACGACGCTGGTGGCACCTCCAGCCACAGAATGGGTGGCAGGGGAGGGGGCGGAGGTGGATTCGGCGGGAGCATGACCGGGAAAAATAATGCGGCATCTGGATCCGTAAAGAAGAACGGTTCTAATGTGGATTCTCCGGGAAATGGTGGGAGGCAGGTGCATTTCGGAGCCGCCGTTGTAGCGAACGAAAACGATCACAACGACCAAAATGGCAATTCGTTCCATGATGTGTCCATTAAATCGCACGAGAGTGAAATGCCGCTCGCTTCATCGATGGCATCTGGAGGGGGATAATTAGATCACCAGGAAAAATCTTGCGAGTTCAACATTTGTGATCAACTCTAGCCAATGACGATAATAGGAGTACCGATTTCAAGTCTAGATACGAACCGGGGCATGGAAGAGGAGACCTTGTGAGTTTGGCAACATCATCTGCGAGAAGGCAAGTCATTCCGTCACTTGAGGTTTGTAAATTTTTCCAACTTTTGTTCGTTATGTACACATGCTATGAAGAGAATTTCGTAAGTCATAGTAACGAGCCGCCCATTTCAAACTTCAAACAGATCATACTTTGTATAAAAGTTGTACGAGGATGATTACTTGGAATAGAACTCTCGATGTTCTGTGACGACAATCGTTTAAGCTAATGCAACTTTATGATGATTAGTGGGAACTCTTATGCATGTCTTGTAAAATCCCATCATCCTCATGATGAATCTTATTATTGCCTTTTCTCTAAGTTGGGAAGTCCAATATGTTAAGGAGGTCGGTGGTTTCATCTAGCTAGAGAATTTAGCCTTGCATGAAACTCTTTTTTACTTACTTTTTGTATTGCTAGCACAATCGTGATGATCTGGGGTTGCTTTTTTGTCCGGGGAAGGGGGCACGCAAGCCAATTCGAATCACAGGACCTTAACTCATCCACTTTTCTTATTAATTACGTTCCACCTAAGGCCGAAAAAACAATTTACGTTCCCCACTTTAATGCCCCATTCGATTACAGGCCCACTTGATTTCAAACTCACGACACCAGACACTTTCGTTCTCGTTCGCTTTGAGACGTTATAGAACTTTAGGTGATCATTTGTTGTCATCTCTTCTTCTGCTCAAATCAAGTTTTTGGATGCCATTATGGCATAAtgcttatctttttttattctaatttaagagTAGATTAAAGCAAAATCAAAAGCATATGGGATAATAATTTATCACCAGTATATTTCTCAGATTGACTTTTATTTCTCGTGAAGTTTGGCTTTTATTGTGTTGCTTTATAGGTGCATCATTTGGAAATTAATGTCATACTTAATTGAGGTTTCCCATTGAAAATATTCGACTATCATTTCTTATGGGCTAAAAAACTTTGTTCTGCTCGCCAAACGAACTATTTCCACAGATGAAACACCATCTTTCTTGTTCCACTTGTGCAGGAGGATCTGTAAAATGAACAGACATTCTGTACAATAAAACCATAACCTTTCAGATGAAGGGTAAAGAATTTGGCACCTTTAAGTTTGAGCACACCTTATCAGCTTGcattaatttgaaagaaaatggcgCCCCGAAAGGTCAAAATTTGCGAAGTTGGGAAGATTGGTTTTTAACTCAAGGCAGAGAAACTACAAGTTGTGTAGATTATGTAGATCTTAGACAAATGGCAGATAATCTGCCGAGATTTTACCTAAATTATTACTCGAGCCgctcattgaaaaaaaaaaaagtttgttcaGGCCAAGGTTCACCGTTTCCAAAACATGGGCAAGTCAAGATTTTCTCTTTATGTTGCACTTCGTAACATAGACGAGATGGGAAAGATATGAAACGAAATCGAATGATCATTTCAATCTCTTTCTTTGATGAATTACGAAATTGCATTGAATTGATAACTTTTATATTTGatgataagaaaaataagatggGAATGGAACGGGACAAGAATCTCAAATATACTTTCACTTTCTAGGAAAGATTTTATTGTGGTACAACATAGttataattataatataaattatgaaattaaattataatagaTTAGTAGAATAATACAATaactaaaaataatatcaactGTTCCTCATGCCTCGCCTAGACCCGACGTACTTTTTTAGGCCGAATTCAATCATTGGGCCCGTGCGGCTTGGAAGACTTTTGGGGGGCCTAGGCACCATATATTTGGTCACAGGATCAGTGACCGTAAGTCAATTGGCGAACGGGGAGGGTGGTATGACCGACGTTTCGAGTGCCAACGATTATCCATCAAGCAACCGAGTCATTCTATTTATATACATTGATGCCCGTTCAATTAGCCAATGAGGAGGGTGATCCCTTCTTCAATGAAGAAGAGTCGCCATAGAGGCAAAATTCCTCTCATATTTTAAAAacgtttccctttttttcttcacatCCTCAATCTTGGATACAAGAATCAAACTAAAAGCGTCGATACTCTCCCTATTTAATATTGCGAAAATTTAGGATTAGGTGAGAATGTCCAAGTAGAATAAGTATTGGCAATGCAGTGAGTTGGCTCCAAGATTAGTCAATTTAATATAACAAGTTCCATCTTGTGAACAAAGATAGGGCTCTCATTGAGCAATGCCTAAAACCTATAGTTGGAGACATTGCTAGGAACATATTATTCCTTTTTGCTAAGTTTTCGTCTTCATCTATTAATGATTTGGAAATGTGTCTAGGATTagattatttcaaatatattgataGAGTTAGCAACAATGACATCAACATTCTAAAATGGTGAAAAAGTCTTCTAATTATTACTGCTATAGCTTTGCGACCTATTGACTCTAATTGCATCAACTGTACCTTCACAGTCTACATTTAGTATTAATCAATGCATCTTTGAAGACAATAGATTTGGCTTCTCCCATAAAAATTTAGAGCTGACTGTAATAAGGCATGATTGGGTTTTGCAAGAATTAAGAAAGTGTCCAATAAGGATGGAAGGACAATTGAACATTTCTATCATCTAAATCATCGTTGGGGAGACCATGCTAAAGACATTGAATTTTGTTAGGCATTCTCATTTAGTGTAATTTGTACAAATTGTAATTAGGCCATTGTCATCTGTAATATCTTTTATAATTTATCGTATTTGTATCTCAAAATGATTTAATTGAAGCAGCGTTTTTCATTATTTCCTCACTTCAGtttcttattattttcaaaCGCGAAAACATCATGTTTTGCCTTTGTTCAACCAGCGGCAAAGTAGTTAATCATAGGCCTAGTTTCAATACTCAATGAAagggaaataaaggaaaagaaaagttcatCCTCTCTACAAATAATCTACATTGACACTTGCATAAATGATTCGAAATCATTAACACATATTCCCAAATCAATTGGACCAATCTTCTCCCTAAAAGAGCATCCAGCATACCGTTTTGCTAGCATGAAGgcgaaagagagggaggaacaaATCGAAAAAGCCCCTAATTTCCGCTAAATCCCCCACTAAAACCTATTATCCAAACCAGTCTTCAAGGCAAAATTCTCCGTCGCAACCATCAAACGCCAaatccaaatttaaaaaaatccaaatttcaaACGCCCGACCACAAGCGGGAAAAGCACCCAAACAAAACAACCTCATTTTTTCCGCAAGCTTTCCAGAAGAGAGCTAAGGTCGAGGAAAGGGAAATCCGCTGCTGCAATGGCGAGTCGAAGGAAGCCGCAGAGCCTCAACGACAGCCACTACCGCCTCCTCCAGGACCTCACCGGCCCCCGCCCTCCGCCGCCGGCGTCCCCCGCCCTCGCCGCCCTCCCTCGCCGCCGGCTTTTCGTCTGGGTCCGCTCCTCTCTCCCCGCGCCGATTGGCTCCCGTCTCTTCGTTCCTCGATTAgggttcttgttcttttcttttttttttttttaattgctttgcGGTGGAGTGATGATCTTTCGGGGGTCTGTGGTTTTCGGTGCAGAGTTGGAAGAGTCATCGCCCGAAGACGATCGTGGATCGACGGTTTTCGGCGCAGAGGCGGATGGGCCGTCGTCGTCCGCCGCCGTCGAAGGCGATCGTGATCTCCGCGACGATCACGCCGTTCCTCGGTTCTCAGCGATTACGGAATTCGACTCTCCTCTGGGTACTGTCTTCTCGGTTCCTCcgtgcttttttttatttttatttttttattgctaATTTGTCTGCGATCCTGAGGTTGCTCCGATGCGTGTTTCTAACTTCATCTCCTCCATAAACCAGTGTCTCTTATCtgcttttaaagaagaaaattttgtgcCTTTGAAAGTCTAATGGATTATGTTAGCTCAAGCCAGCTGATATTCTATTTCACAATTAAGGAAGCTTTTTAAGCATTTCTTTTTAGAGCTCTTTAAATTTTCTGCTGAAATGTTGAAGTTGTCGATTGATAGTCTTTTGCAGTATTGTCATTGGCCTACTACGGGCCTTCGTTCCATCATGTTAGTATTAGTCCTATACTTGTAATTGAGGTCTATTAGTTTTGGCCTAAAAGGAGGGGAAAAGGCCCTCTGTAGTTGTCTTTGGCGATGATTCTATCCAGAAGTGGAGATAATGCTTTACTTAAACCCTTAATATAGTGCATTTGGGATTTTGTGGGAGACTTGCAGAAGAAAAGATCACGAGGAAGGTCGACACGGAGGGAAAATGCATTCGAGAAGTTTCATCTCAAGACTTGGATGATTCCGAAACTGGTGAAGCTGCCCTTGAGGCTGAGTTCTTCAGTGTGACAGAGGAAGATAAGCCAGCAAAGATTAGAATTGAAGGGAGGCGTCGCCTCTGCAAACTTTCTTCACGTGACAGTGGAGAGGAAAAGATTGCGACGAAGGTCAACATGGAGGGACCAAGCCTTTGTGAAGTTTCATCTCGAAACTATGATGCTTCTGAAACGGGTGACGTAGCCTATGAACCCAAGTTCATTGGTGTGACAGAGGACAAACAGGCAAAGATTAAAATGAAGGGGAGGCGACGCCTCTGCAAACTTTCCTCCCAGGATAGTGCAGATGCAGATAATAGATCCTCTCACGAAGAGTCAAAGCTCTCTGATATTACCGATTTCGATTCCCCACCGCCACCCAAAACTTGTGGGGAAATTGGAAATGATATCAGGGATATTCTTAACGACTTATCCTCCAGGCTTGAGCTGTTGTCAGTTGAGAAGAAGCGTGTTCCTAAACAGAATGAGACCTTCCAGGATCATTCTCCTGTAGTTAAAGGTCGGGCAGTTTTTGAAGGGAATAAAATTGAGGTGCCCGAGTATGCTAGTGCTGAATCCTCATTTTCAATTGCGTCCGAAAACTCTTACAGTGACTGCACAGATTATGGCGATGGCAATGTGATTGACGTTTCAGATGACTCTGTTGATGATGTACTCCTGGATGATAAAAAGGATTTTATCTTGACTGGCCTGAAATCCGAATACAAATTACCCGGCAAAATTGCGAATATGTTGTATGCTCATCAAGTTGATGGTTTAAGGTGGCTTTGGTCCCTGCATTGTAAAGGAAAGGGTGGCATTTTGGGTGACGACATGGGTTTGGGTAAAACAATGCAGGTGCTTATGTGGCAATCGTCAACTATTGTTAATGGCTGATTTTGCATGGTTGATACAGATTCAATTTTTGTTGCAGATTTGTGGATTCTTAGCTGGGTTGTTCCATTCCCGTTTGATAAGGAGGGCACTTGTTGTGGCGCCAAAGACTTTGCTTTCT
This region of Eucalyptus grandis isolate ANBG69807.140 chromosome 8, ASM1654582v1, whole genome shotgun sequence genomic DNA includes:
- the LOC104417951 gene encoding uncharacterized protein LOC104417951, producing the protein MPIGDPRAGRAFIWLVASFILLCLAIGGGFLVRYMSLPESTSSSWLLYAGMILVCFPWFFWLLTCSYRCISRTCGFRFVCGGGDDAGGTSSHRMGGRGGGGGGFGGSMTGKNNAASGSVKKNGSNVDSPGNGGRQVHFGAAVVANENDHNDQNGNSFHDVSIKSHESEMPLASSMASGGG